Proteins encoded by one window of Salirhabdus salicampi:
- the rpsT gene encoding 30S ribosomal protein S20 → MPNIKSAIKRVKKNDDNRGRNQSVKAEMRSAVKRVESLVAQNNAETAKSELQVAVKKIDKAVQKGLLHKNNGDRKKSNLSKKVNKLNA, encoded by the coding sequence ATGCCAAACATTAAATCTGCAATTAAACGTGTGAAAAAGAATGACGACAATCGCGGACGTAACCAGTCTGTTAAAGCTGAAATGCGTTCAGCCGTTAAGCGCGTAGAAAGCCTTGTAGCTCAAAACAATGCTGAAACAGCAAAGTCTGAATTACAAGTAGCTGTAAAAAAGATTGATAAAGCTGTACAAAAAGGGCTTCTTCATAAAAATAACGGAGATCGTAAGAAATCCAACCTTTCAAAAAAAGTAAACAAACTTAACGCGTAA
- the holA gene encoding DNA polymerase III subunit delta, which yields MSYVSAVKELKKSSIAPVYLLFGNDSFLIQDFQKRVIRYTLGEEIDDMNLSIEDLDDTPIQEALLDAETIPFISERKVLVIKNAAIFKAKPDKTKVEHDTKHLEAYLQNPVDHTVIIFVAPYEKIDERKKIVKLLKNSGKVVHCEQPKEKDLSQWVNMICNNLDIHMDHDAMNVLMEEVGTNLFAIKQELEKVSLYAGDEKQITKDMVESIVSQHGETSAFKMVDAVLNQKLEKAITLFKDLMKQNEEPIALLALFASQLRLILQCKLLKRQGYTRQQIASQVKVHPFAVKMAMQRESYFTQQQLYEIMQLLTEADEQMKKGQMEKQLAFEILLYRITELRKRK from the coding sequence ATGTCATATGTAAGTGCAGTTAAAGAACTGAAAAAAAGTTCAATTGCACCCGTATATTTATTATTTGGTAATGATTCATTTTTAATACAAGATTTTCAAAAAAGGGTAATCCGCTATACATTAGGAGAAGAAATAGATGATATGAACTTATCAATAGAAGATTTAGATGATACTCCGATTCAAGAGGCATTACTTGATGCGGAAACCATTCCTTTTATAAGTGAACGAAAGGTACTGGTCATAAAAAATGCTGCAATCTTTAAAGCGAAACCTGATAAAACGAAGGTAGAGCATGATACAAAGCATTTGGAAGCCTACTTGCAAAACCCAGTAGATCATACGGTTATTATATTTGTTGCACCGTATGAAAAAATTGATGAACGGAAAAAAATCGTGAAATTATTAAAAAATAGTGGCAAGGTTGTTCACTGTGAACAACCAAAAGAAAAGGATTTAAGCCAATGGGTAAACATGATTTGTAACAATCTGGATATACATATGGATCATGATGCGATGAATGTTTTAATGGAAGAAGTAGGAACCAACTTATTTGCCATAAAACAGGAGTTAGAAAAGGTTTCTTTGTATGCAGGCGATGAGAAACAGATTACAAAAGATATGGTCGAAAGTATCGTATCACAACACGGGGAAACGTCAGCCTTTAAAATGGTTGATGCTGTTTTGAACCAAAAGTTAGAAAAGGCCATTACCTTGTTTAAAGACTTGATGAAACAAAATGAGGAACCAATTGCCTTGTTAGCTCTTTTTGCCTCACAGCTTCGTTTAATATTGCAATGTAAACTGCTTAAAAGACAAGGTTATACCCGTCAACAAATTGCTAGTCAAGTGAAGGTACATCCGTTTGCTGTAAAAATGGCGATGCAACGGGAGTCATATTTTACTCAACAACAATTATATGAAATTATGCAGCTGTTAACGGAAGCGGATGAACAAATGAAAAAAGGGCAAATGGAGAAACAACTAGCCTTTGAAATTCTCTTATACCGTATTACGGAATTGCGAAAAAGGAAATGA
- a CDS encoding YqzM family protein, translating into MNEFEKEVQSENHDVVDSVKGFFSAFIFFMLIFFIGTIFEMFTL; encoded by the coding sequence GTGAACGAATTTGAAAAAGAAGTTCAATCAGAAAACCACGATGTAGTTGATTCCGTTAAAGGATTTTTCTCAGCGTTTATTTTCTTTATGCTTATCTTCTTTATTGGAACAATTTTTGAAATGTTCACCCTATAA
- a CDS encoding DNA internalization-related competence protein ComEC/Rec2, producing MKGKWHYIVIVAFFAYWNVNSLFWLGTSIFGIVLLTGLYSNRVSSLFLFVCTLSFVFFSYYAPAIATNKPVIAGDVIKGIVVSTVKESHHSFLFTIKEKVSNEHVIVYVPKPTQRRGMFQHGAQCTVKGTYEKPTRARNPGNFDYRQYLKKEGISYVMRVQNDDDIVCTGQSRVASILTVREWIMASLEAKLTVDSFAWVNALIFGEDENVSDDIILTFRQWGLSHLLAISGLHVGLITYTTYLFFTRFCLVSKESTSIILIIFLPFYAILAGADPPVLRATIMTVTFLFGNLMNKKWLTSDIVSFAAIVMILSDKYAPYSLSFQFSFLVTFTLLLSKTLFLKSPFWNVLNISFICYFAVIPLQLNVFYFLQPLSLFANLLIVPYFSFFVIPATLLSVLLALFPLHPISEALLSIHHFMITEVALPVLQQVDFTWVIGQISPVSMIFYYCTFVTFMRNWEREKRRSTFLFGVVIVLILIIEALQPYFDRHGYVTMLDVGQGDTIVIELPYRKSVMLIDTANTTPSEQPYGTGEQVIQPFLWSRGIQKVDHVIITHFDEDHVGSLPFILRQFKVENVYTHPTVPEQWEKVLMNVNHEKVKANMDLVVEDIRFEILHPNDDESYEENDRSVVISALLGGQTFLLTGDIGFTVEEELMERYPSLTVDVLKVAHHGSKYSTSEKWIKQVNPKVALISVGRGNRYGHPSEEVLARLKNAGVEVFRTDENGAIMYKFTEKEGTFYPFYP from the coding sequence GTGAAGGGAAAATGGCATTATATTGTAATCGTTGCCTTTTTTGCTTACTGGAATGTGAACTCCCTATTTTGGCTAGGAACTAGTATTTTTGGAATTGTTCTTTTAACGGGCCTGTATTCGAATCGGGTCTCTTCCCTGTTTTTATTCGTTTGTACACTTTCTTTTGTTTTTTTTAGTTATTACGCTCCAGCTATAGCCACAAATAAACCTGTTATAGCTGGGGACGTAATAAAAGGCATTGTTGTGTCAACGGTAAAAGAGTCTCATCATTCTTTCCTTTTTACGATAAAAGAGAAGGTAAGTAACGAACATGTCATCGTTTACGTACCAAAACCAACTCAGCGAAGAGGGATGTTTCAACATGGTGCTCAATGTACCGTAAAGGGTACATATGAAAAACCAACTAGAGCGAGAAACCCAGGAAACTTTGATTATCGTCAATATTTAAAGAAAGAAGGTATCTCTTACGTGATGCGGGTGCAAAACGATGACGATATCGTTTGTACGGGCCAATCTCGGGTCGCTTCCATTCTTACTGTTCGGGAGTGGATAATGGCATCACTTGAGGCCAAACTTACCGTTGATTCGTTTGCTTGGGTAAATGCGTTAATATTCGGTGAAGATGAAAATGTAAGTGATGACATCATACTCACCTTCCGACAATGGGGACTTTCCCATCTGTTAGCTATTTCCGGCCTTCATGTTGGTCTCATAACATATACGACCTATTTGTTCTTTACGCGCTTTTGTCTAGTAAGTAAAGAATCGACCTCAATCATCCTCATCATTTTCTTGCCTTTCTATGCAATACTAGCAGGAGCAGACCCGCCTGTATTACGTGCAACGATTATGACGGTTACGTTTCTGTTTGGAAATCTTATGAATAAAAAGTGGCTGACCTCAGACATTGTAAGCTTTGCTGCAATTGTTATGATATTAAGTGATAAATATGCTCCTTATAGCCTAAGCTTTCAATTTTCCTTCCTCGTTACGTTTACTTTACTACTATCAAAGACCCTGTTTCTTAAATCACCGTTTTGGAATGTATTAAACATTAGCTTTATATGCTATTTTGCGGTTATCCCTCTCCAACTTAACGTGTTTTATTTTCTTCAACCGTTATCATTGTTTGCCAACTTGCTTATCGTTCCTTATTTTTCTTTTTTTGTTATTCCTGCAACTTTACTAAGTGTTCTTCTTGCCCTTTTTCCACTTCACCCCATATCAGAAGCGCTATTGTCTATTCATCATTTCATGATCACAGAAGTTGCACTTCCAGTTTTACAACAGGTTGATTTTACTTGGGTGATCGGGCAAATCTCCCCCGTGAGTATGATTTTTTACTATTGTACCTTTGTTACTTTTATGCGGAATTGGGAACGTGAAAAACGAAGAAGCACGTTTCTTTTCGGTGTCGTGATTGTACTCATCCTAATTATTGAAGCACTACAACCATATTTTGACCGCCACGGGTATGTAACGATGCTTGATGTCGGTCAAGGGGACACGATCGTCATTGAACTTCCTTATCGAAAAAGTGTCATGCTTATAGATACTGCCAATACCACTCCGAGTGAACAGCCCTATGGGACAGGTGAACAAGTCATTCAACCGTTCCTATGGTCACGGGGAATTCAAAAGGTCGATCATGTTATCATCACACATTTTGATGAAGATCACGTCGGGAGTTTACCATTTATTTTACGTCAATTTAAGGTGGAAAATGTGTACACACACCCGACTGTCCCTGAACAGTGGGAAAAGGTACTAATGAATGTGAATCATGAAAAAGTGAAAGCGAATATGGACTTAGTTGTTGAAGATATTCGATTTGAAATTCTACATCCTAATGATGACGAGTCATATGAGGAAAATGACCGTTCCGTTGTCATTAGCGCTTTGTTAGGCGGCCAAACATTTCTTTTGACTGGAGATATTGGCTTTACTGTGGAAGAAGAGTTGATGGAACGGTATCCAAGTCTAACAGTTGATGTATTAAAGGTTGCACATCATGGGAGTAAATATTCCACCTCGGAAAAGTGGATAAAACAAGTCAATCCAAAAGTTGCCTTAATCTCTGTAGGGAGGGGGAATCGGTATGGTCACCCTTCAGAGGAGGTGCTTGCCCGTTTAAAGAATGCAGGTGTGGAAGTGTTTCGAACGGATGAAAATGGTGCAATTATGTATAAATTTACTGAGAAGGAAGGAACATTTTATCCTTTTTACCCATAA
- a CDS encoding ComE operon protein 2: MGERISWDQYFMAQSHLLALRSTCERLKVGATIVRDKRIIAGGYNGSVSGGVHCIEEGCYVIDGHCVRTVHAEMNALLQCAKFGVATEGAEIYVTHFPCLQCCKSIIQSGITTVYYATDYRNHPYALELFKDAGVHVEKVELSYLTVDTNPLEKMKFISELFHKLEEANVEDIELKQLHEKANALFTTLD; this comes from the coding sequence ATGGGTGAACGGATTTCTTGGGATCAATATTTTATGGCGCAAAGTCATTTATTAGCATTGCGTAGTACGTGCGAAAGATTAAAAGTAGGCGCTACAATCGTGCGGGACAAGCGTATAATTGCGGGTGGTTACAATGGTAGTGTTTCAGGAGGAGTTCACTGTATTGAAGAAGGCTGTTATGTGATTGACGGGCATTGCGTTCGCACTGTACATGCGGAAATGAATGCATTACTCCAATGTGCTAAATTTGGGGTTGCAACTGAAGGTGCTGAAATATATGTAACACATTTCCCTTGTTTACAGTGTTGTAAATCCATCATTCAAAGTGGTATTACAACTGTATATTATGCAACCGATTATCGAAACCATCCATACGCTTTAGAATTATTTAAAGATGCGGGAGTTCATGTCGAAAAGGTGGAGCTGTCATATTTAACTGTTGATACGAACCCACTGGAGAAAATGAAGTTTATTTCGGAATTGTTTCATAAGCTGGAAGAAGCGAATGTAGAAGATATTGAATTAAAACAACTTCATGAGAAAGCGAATGCACTTTTTACGACATTAGATTAG
- a CDS encoding helix-hairpin-helix domain-containing protein yields MKKDIVLKLAALFVLALFIISSLIENQGRSYSLEETNDRSNAEEISDKQDVNDKSPDVHHVIDIKGAVKKPGVYKLKSGARVVDAIEKAGGFTSEAEPLSVNLAEKVYDEMVIIVRSKEELELEGRIHIHSNEQDKVRLNRASISEIETLPGIGPAKAEAIFRYREEHGPFHSEQDLVNVSGIGKKTVERLRDFVIIP; encoded by the coding sequence ATGAAGAAAGATATTGTATTGAAATTGGCCGCTCTCTTTGTGTTGGCATTGTTTATCATTTCTTCCCTTATCGAAAATCAAGGGAGATCGTATTCATTGGAAGAAACGAATGATCGTAGTAACGCCGAAGAAATTAGCGACAAACAAGACGTTAATGATAAGAGCCCTGATGTTCATCATGTTATTGATATAAAAGGGGCTGTTAAAAAACCAGGGGTTTACAAATTAAAGTCGGGAGCAAGAGTGGTAGATGCCATCGAAAAAGCAGGAGGATTTACAAGTGAGGCTGAACCCCTTTCGGTTAATTTAGCCGAAAAAGTGTATGATGAAATGGTCATAATTGTTAGGAGCAAAGAAGAACTAGAACTGGAAGGACGTATTCATATACACTCTAATGAACAGGATAAAGTACGACTAAATCGAGCTTCTATTTCAGAAATTGAAACATTGCCTGGAATCGGCCCAGCTAAGGCTGAAGCCATTTTTCGATATCGTGAGGAACATGGGCCATTTCATAGTGAACAAGATCTCGTAAACGTATCTGGAATAGGTAAGAAAACAGTTGAACGCTTACGGGACTTCGTTATTATTCCGTAA
- the comER gene encoding late competence protein ComER, translating to MQWGVIGTGNMGRVLIDAWLNSNAIFASDLWIHNRTLSKAYNIKEDYHDINVCSTAEKVVQKSDVIYICVKPLEIVPLLNRLSPHMSEKQCVVSITSPISVEQLDQLVPCQTARIIPSIINRSLHGVSLLTFGKKIEEPMKGYLIQSCKLFSVPVEIEEATTRVTSDIVSCGPAFFSYLLQAFVNAASDVTQLNKEDGILLAEKMIVGFGKLIENGHYSLESLQQKVTVKGGVTGEGLKVLEEELGEIFHHLFEATHRKFDEDKEKIADQL from the coding sequence ATGCAGTGGGGTGTTATTGGAACAGGAAATATGGGAAGAGTTTTAATTGATGCTTGGCTTAACAGTAATGCGATATTTGCTTCTGATCTTTGGATCCATAACCGAACATTATCCAAAGCTTATAACATAAAAGAGGATTATCATGATATAAATGTTTGTTCCACAGCTGAAAAGGTTGTGCAAAAAAGCGATGTTATTTATATTTGTGTAAAACCGCTAGAAATCGTCCCTTTATTAAATCGGTTATCACCACATATGAGCGAAAAGCAATGTGTAGTATCCATTACAAGTCCGATCTCTGTTGAACAACTAGATCAGCTAGTTCCATGTCAAACAGCCAGAATCATTCCTAGTATCATTAATCGAAGTTTACATGGTGTATCGTTACTTACCTTTGGAAAAAAAATAGAGGAACCGATGAAGGGTTACTTAATACAGAGTTGTAAATTATTTTCTGTACCAGTGGAAATTGAAGAAGCTACTACACGTGTAACGTCAGATATTGTTTCTTGTGGACCGGCTTTTTTTAGTTATTTATTACAAGCATTTGTAAATGCTGCCTCAGATGTTACACAATTAAATAAAGAAGACGGGATTCTTTTAGCGGAAAAGATGATTGTTGGGTTCGGAAAATTAATAGAAAACGGTCACTATTCGTTGGAAAGTCTGCAACAAAAAGTTACAGTTAAAGGTGGAGTCACTGGGGAAGGTTTAAAAGTCTTAGAGGAAGAATTAGGTGAGATATTTCACCATTTGTTCGAAGCAACACATCGTAAGTTTGATGAAGATAAAGAAAAAATTGCTGATCAATTATAA
- a CDS encoding class I SAM-dependent DNA methyltransferase has product MASYEDFANVYDILMEHAPYEEWVRFTSEVIDQLGVKPNHVIDLGCGTGEITIRLANQFEAVTGVDLSDEMLAIAEQKARDHKTNITWFQQDLRSFSSPIQYDLAVSYCDVLNYITDENDIKDTFRNVYKSLNNRGVFIFDVHSPQYVNEILANQTFAEVRNHVSYIWFCDQVEKNHVTHDLTFFVQSDGEDYKRFDEFHEQKTFEINTYRNWLLQCGFQVERIYADFSLSKPIHDEADRLFFVCTKKEEA; this is encoded by the coding sequence ATGGCCAGTTACGAAGATTTCGCGAATGTATACGATATACTGATGGAACATGCACCATATGAAGAGTGGGTTAGATTCACCAGTGAAGTCATAGACCAATTGGGAGTAAAACCAAACCATGTTATTGATCTAGGCTGTGGTACAGGGGAAATAACGATACGTCTAGCAAATCAGTTCGAAGCAGTAACAGGTGTTGACCTATCTGATGAAATGTTAGCAATCGCAGAACAGAAAGCACGTGACCATAAGACAAATATCACATGGTTTCAGCAGGATCTACGTTCTTTCTCTTCCCCTATACAGTATGATCTCGCAGTTAGTTATTGTGATGTTTTAAATTATATAACTGATGAAAATGACATTAAGGACACATTCCGCAATGTTTATAAAAGTTTAAATAACAGAGGCGTTTTTATCTTTGATGTACACTCGCCACAATATGTTAATGAAATCTTAGCAAACCAAACGTTTGCAGAAGTGCGCAATCATGTATCTTATATATGGTTTTGTGATCAAGTTGAAAAAAATCACGTAACACACGACTTAACCTTTTTTGTTCAGTCGGATGGTGAGGATTACAAACGGTTTGACGAGTTTCATGAACAAAAAACATTTGAGATAAACACATATCGAAATTGGCTATTACAATGTGGATTCCAAGTTGAAAGGATTTACGCTGATTTTTCATTGTCTAAACCAATCCACGATGAAGCCGATCGACTTTTCTTTGTATGTACAAAAAAGGAGGAAGCATAA
- the rsfS gene encoding ribosome silencing factor gives MNSKELIKIAAEACDNKKADNIVVMDMENVSLIADYFLICHGNTERQVEAIAREVKEKAEENEIEVKRMEGLDQSRWILIDLDDVICHIFHKEERSYYNLERLWGDAPVLPLDQVLTFSKEG, from the coding sequence ATGAATAGTAAAGAACTTATTAAAATAGCAGCTGAAGCTTGTGACAACAAAAAAGCAGACAATATCGTTGTAATGGATATGGAAAATGTATCATTAATTGCCGATTATTTTCTTATTTGTCACGGAAATACAGAGAGACAAGTTGAAGCCATTGCGAGAGAAGTGAAGGAAAAGGCAGAAGAGAATGAAATTGAAGTAAAACGGATGGAAGGATTGGATCAATCCCGCTGGATTCTTATTGACTTAGATGACGTAATTTGTCATATTTTCCACAAAGAGGAACGTTCATATTACAACCTGGAAAGATTATGGGGCGATGCTCCAGTACTTCCATTAGATCAAGTGTTAACTTTCAGTAAAGAAGGGTAA
- the yqeK gene encoding bis(5'-nucleosyl)-tetraphosphatase (symmetrical) YqeK — MDLNKALSLVKPKLKEERYEHTKRVVTTALSLAGKYKVDEHKVMLAAAFHDYAKNMPKEELRSYIELDECLPQRLLSFHHELWHGPVGAQLVKRDIGITDEEVLTAIRFHTTGRAQMNDVEKVVFLADYIEPGRKFPGIDEARETADRDLNRGCLYALKNTITFLISKGQPIYPDTFHAYNDLLKTTNK; from the coding sequence ATGGATTTAAATAAAGCATTATCGCTAGTAAAACCAAAATTGAAAGAAGAAAGATATGAACATACTAAGAGAGTGGTAACGACTGCCCTTTCATTGGCGGGCAAGTACAAGGTTGATGAACACAAGGTGATGTTAGCTGCAGCCTTTCATGATTATGCGAAAAATATGCCGAAGGAAGAATTGCGATCGTACATTGAATTAGATGAATGCCTACCCCAACGTTTACTATCATTTCATCATGAACTTTGGCATGGTCCTGTAGGAGCGCAACTTGTAAAACGGGATATCGGAATTACTGATGAAGAAGTACTCACAGCTATACGGTTTCATACGACGGGCAGAGCACAGATGAACGATGTAGAGAAGGTAGTGTTTCTAGCCGACTATATCGAGCCGGGACGAAAATTTCCAGGTATTGATGAAGCAAGAGAAACAGCGGATCGGGACTTAAATAGAGGGTGCTTATATGCACTGAAAAACACCATTACTTTTTTAATCAGTAAAGGACAGCCGATTTACCCAGATACGTTTCATGCTTATAATGACTTATTAAAAACTACGAACAAATAA
- a CDS encoding nicotinate-nucleotide adenylyltransferase: protein MKKVGLYGGTFDPPHLGHLIMAEEVREQLQLDEIWFIPTGVPPHKGGVDTPAKHRLKMVELSIKGNRQFRMEPIEVNREGVSYTVDTVKTLKQKHPEVEFYFIIGADMVEYLSKWYKIDDLLVMVRFVGVNRKGHRLKSEYPVLEVTMPTIEISSTEVKKRLKEGRTISYFVPFEVKQYIRENGLYGFK from the coding sequence ATGAAAAAAGTTGGCTTATATGGGGGAACGTTTGACCCGCCACATTTAGGTCACCTAATTATGGCGGAAGAAGTACGGGAACAATTGCAGTTAGATGAGATATGGTTTATTCCTACCGGTGTTCCACCACATAAGGGAGGCGTAGATACGCCGGCTAAACATCGGTTGAAAATGGTAGAGTTATCCATAAAAGGAAATCGACAGTTTCGGATGGAACCGATTGAAGTGAACCGTGAAGGTGTTTCTTATACTGTTGATACGGTAAAAACTTTAAAACAAAAACACCCAGAAGTCGAATTTTATTTTATTATCGGTGCTGACATGGTGGAATATTTATCAAAATGGTATAAAATTGATGACCTTTTGGTAATGGTTCGATTTGTTGGTGTAAACCGTAAGGGTCACCGTTTAAAAAGTGAATATCCCGTCCTTGAAGTTACAATGCCAACAATCGAAATCTCTTCTACGGAAGTGAAAAAACGTTTAAAAGAAGGGCGAACCATATCCTATTTCGTTCCATTTGAAGTGAAGCAGTATATAAGGGAGAACGGGTTATATGGATTTAAATAA
- the yhbY gene encoding ribosome assembly RNA-binding protein YhbY encodes MLTGKQKRFLRSKAHHLKPIFQVGKGGVNDNLIQQVNEALEKRELIKVSVLQNCLEDKDSIAADIVEGTNAHLVQVIGNTIVLYKESEEHKEIQLP; translated from the coding sequence TTGTTAACAGGTAAACAGAAACGGTTCTTACGATCAAAAGCACATCACTTAAAACCTATTTTTCAGGTTGGTAAAGGTGGCGTAAATGATAACTTAATTCAACAAGTAAATGAAGCACTGGAGAAAAGAGAGCTAATTAAAGTTAGTGTGTTACAGAACTGCTTAGAGGATAAGGATTCAATTGCTGCAGACATTGTTGAGGGAACGAACGCTCATCTAGTACAAGTCATCGGAAATACAATTGTACTGTATAAGGAGTCTGAAGAGCATAAAGAAATTCAATTACCTTAG
- the aroE gene encoding shikimate dehydrogenase encodes MGLLLGVIGNPIKHSLSPWIHGHFLQQTGEQGIYRPFDIGEDKLDQSVDTLRLMGIDGFNVTVPYKEKIMKYVDELDKSAKAVQAVNTVVQKDGKWIGYNTDGKGYVHSLQMEHPNVFRNISNSKILLIGAGGAAKGIVGALLDRGFQSIDLTNRTVEKAQTLLQQFKLEKDCDALTLRDAEKRLNEYDLVIQTTKVGMTPNEGMQPIKLQNIRKNTIFSDIVYNPIETTFLQNAKSLGAQIHHGHGMLLYQAAYAYQLWTGIEVDPKSLLQPLEQKLKGGS; translated from the coding sequence ATGGGGTTGCTTTTGGGCGTAATAGGGAATCCAATTAAACATTCTTTATCACCGTGGATACATGGTCATTTTTTACAACAAACAGGGGAACAAGGAATTTATCGCCCCTTTGATATTGGAGAAGACAAACTGGATCAATCGGTAGACACCTTGCGCTTAATGGGGATAGATGGCTTTAACGTTACAGTCCCGTACAAAGAGAAAATAATGAAGTATGTTGATGAACTAGATAAAAGTGCAAAGGCGGTTCAAGCTGTAAATACCGTTGTACAAAAGGATGGAAAATGGATTGGATACAACACAGACGGTAAAGGCTATGTTCATTCATTACAAATGGAACATCCAAATGTGTTCAGAAATATTAGTAACAGTAAAATACTTCTCATTGGAGCTGGTGGGGCTGCTAAAGGAATTGTAGGGGCTTTGCTAGACAGAGGTTTCCAAAGTATTGATCTAACAAACCGTACAGTTGAAAAGGCTCAAACGTTACTGCAACAATTCAAACTTGAAAAAGATTGTGATGCACTTACATTGCGTGATGCTGAAAAGCGCCTAAATGAGTATGACCTCGTTATTCAAACGACAAAAGTTGGAATGACACCAAATGAGGGCATGCAACCGATAAAGTTGCAAAACATAAGAAAAAACACCATTTTTAGTGACATTGTATACAATCCAATTGAAACAACATTTTTACAAAATGCAAAGTCCCTAGGTGCACAAATTCATCATGGACATGGTATGCTATTATATCAAGCGGCATATGCATACCAGTTATGGACAGGCATTGAAGTAGATCCAAAGTCGCTATTACAACCATTAGAACAGAAACTGAAAGGTGGATCATAA
- the yqeH gene encoding ribosome biogenesis GTPase YqeH, with protein MTDIVCQGCGVQVQTENPNETGYAPKSALERDDIICKRCFRLKHYNEVQDVSLTDDDFLKMLTEIGQTKGLIVNVVDIFDVNGSFIPGLHRFTGNNPIVLIGNKVDLLPKSTNHNKVKQWMRASAKELGIKVEDVHLVSAKMGIGMKDVMGKLDSLRNGEDVYIVGTTNVGKSTFINYLIKQATGEDEAITTSYFPGTTLGFIDIPLEDGSSIFDTPGIINHYQMAHYVSDKDLKTITPKKEVKPRTYQLNAEQTLYFGGLARLDFEKGDRTPFVCYFANDIHIHRTKLEKADQLYKEHLGELLSPPSEETLNHLPPLKPHTFHIKEGKTDIVFSGLGWVTVVEGNISVTAHIPEGVRVTLRPSLI; from the coding sequence ATGACGGATATCGTATGTCAAGGGTGCGGGGTTCAAGTTCAAACAGAAAACCCTAATGAAACAGGCTATGCACCAAAATCAGCTTTAGAACGTGATGATATCATTTGTAAACGATGCTTTCGACTAAAGCATTATAATGAAGTGCAAGATGTATCATTAACGGATGATGATTTCTTAAAAATGTTAACAGAAATTGGACAAACGAAGGGTTTAATCGTAAATGTAGTCGATATTTTTGATGTGAACGGAAGCTTTATCCCTGGGTTACATAGGTTTACAGGAAATAACCCAATTGTCTTAATAGGTAACAAGGTGGATCTGCTACCGAAATCAACAAACCATAACAAAGTAAAACAATGGATGAGGGCATCAGCGAAAGAATTAGGCATAAAGGTAGAAGACGTTCATCTAGTTTCAGCGAAGATGGGAATCGGAATGAAAGATGTTATGGGAAAACTGGATTCTTTAAGAAATGGTGAAGATGTCTATATTGTCGGAACAACAAACGTTGGCAAATCTACGTTTATCAATTATTTAATTAAGCAGGCAACTGGTGAAGACGAAGCGATTACGACATCGTATTTCCCTGGGACAACTTTAGGGTTTATAGATATCCCGTTAGAAGATGGAAGTTCGATTTTTGATACACCAGGTATTATCAACCATTACCAAATGGCCCATTATGTATCAGACAAGGATTTAAAAACGATCACGCCGAAAAAAGAGGTGAAACCGAGGACGTATCAATTGAATGCAGAGCAAACATTATATTTTGGTGGGCTAGCCAGGTTAGATTTTGAAAAAGGGGATCGAACACCATTTGTTTGTTATTTCGCTAATGACATTCATATTCATAGAACAAAGTTGGAGAAAGCGGATCAATTATATAAAGAACATCTTGGCGAACTGTTATCACCTCCCAGTGAGGAAACGTTAAACCATTTGCCACCATTGAAACCTCATACTTTTCATATAAAAGAGGGAAAAACGGATATCGTATTTTCCGGATTAGGATGGGTAACAGTCGTTGAAGGTAATATTTCAGTCACAGCGCATATACCTGAAGGAGTGAGAGTTACCTTACGACCGTCATTAATATAA